Proteins from a single region of Struthio camelus isolate bStrCam1 chromosome W, bStrCam1.hap1, whole genome shotgun sequence:
- the LOC138064094 gene encoding high mobility group nucleosome-binding domain-containing protein 5-like isoform X1 — MCQIKRGRKQHPEPDGGMSEGELEEDGDDDEDGPRRSGHHRHRNRRGWGRAAGNEGSDSKVEPCKTRKNQANQKYMEDDEEDEKGCKSGKGKNEKKQDKKSDKKGKKEKANKKKKDKEIRFRL; from the exons ataaagagaggaagaaagcaacACCCAGAACCAGATGGGGGCATGTCAGAGGGAGAACTAGAGGAAGATGGGGATGATGATGAAGATGGGCCAAGGAGATCTGGACATCACAGGCACAGAAACAGGAGAGGATGGGGAAGAGCAGCTGGAAATGAGGGCAGCGATTCTAAGGTGGAACCCTGCAAAACCAGGAAGAACCAGGCAAATCAGAAATACATGGAAGATGATGAAGAAGATGAGAAAGGATGcaaaagtgggaaaggcaaaaatgagaagaaacaggATAAAAAATCtgataagaaagggaaaaaagagaaggccaacaagaagaaaaaagacaaagaaatcagGTTCAGG CTCTGA
- the LOC138064094 gene encoding high mobility group nucleosome-binding domain-containing protein 5-like isoform X2 has product MSEGELEEDGDDDEDGPRRSGHHRHRNRRGWGRAAGNEGSDSKVEPCKTRKNQANQKYMEDDEEDEKGCKSGKGKNEKKQDKKSDKKGKKEKANKKKKDKEIRFRL; this is encoded by the exons ATGTCAGAGGGAGAACTAGAGGAAGATGGGGATGATGATGAAGATGGGCCAAGGAGATCTGGACATCACAGGCACAGAAACAGGAGAGGATGGGGAAGAGCAGCTGGAAATGAGGGCAGCGATTCTAAGGTGGAACCCTGCAAAACCAGGAAGAACCAGGCAAATCAGAAATACATGGAAGATGATGAAGAAGATGAGAAAGGATGcaaaagtgggaaaggcaaaaatgagaagaaacaggATAAAAAATCtgataagaaagggaaaaaagagaaggccaacaagaagaaaaaagacaaagaaatcagGTTCAGG CTCTGA